The genomic window ATCTGATGAAGAGCGAGCTACGAGCTATCCCGCCGCGCGACTGGAATAAAAGTCTATCAATCGGCTGGATCTCAATTTGTCGTTCAAGTTGCATATTGAACTGATGAAAAAATTTCGTCTGCGGCAGGAATCAGACCGACGTTTACGGCGCGGCGAAATTGTCGCCCTTGACGATGAATATACCTTTATCCAGCGTATTCCGCGCAGTAATTACGTCCTGGCGGTCGGCCTGATTCCCTATTTGTTCTATCTACACGAAATACGCCTGCTCGATTTGGCGTTACTGGTCATGATAGAGCTATCGCTGGCTTTCCCGGTGTTTATCTAGATGCGGCCGCACTGGCAGGACATGTTGAAACTGGAGCTGGCCGCCCAACGCCTTGGTCAAGGCCATCTCAACGAGCGCACCCATTTTGACAACGCCTCCAGCCTCTATCGGCTGGGCATCGTGTTTAACCAGATGGCGGACAGCGTCAATACGCTTATCGCCAGTAAAAAACGGCTCATCGATGGTATAGCCCATGAATTGCGTACACTGCTGGTCCGCCTGCGCTACCGCCTGGCTATGAGTGAAGGCGTATCGTCAGAGGAATAGGAGCGCCTTAATCACGACATCTCACAGTTGGAAGGTCTTATTGATGAGCTGTTAACGTTCGCACGACTCGACCAGCCGCAGGTGGTATTGAACTTAACCGCCTTTGATTTGCCGCGCTGGCTCGGCGAGAAATTGCACGATGTGCTCACCCTGCACCCAAACGCACTATCGCGCAAGAGATCCCCGCCGGCGGGGATTTCGGTTCCTTGGATGAACGGCTAATCGAACGTGTACTGGATAATCTGGTGAATAATGCGCTACGCTACAGCCGTCAACGCACCACCGGCGGCTGAGGCCTGGCCATTGTGCACTCAATCGCCCTGGCCTACGGCGGCGAGGTGAGCGCCGGCGCAAGCCATCTGGGCAGCGCCCGTTTTTTGTTTCGCTGGCCGCTTAAAGCAAACGCCGCCCGCCCCACTTCCTGCCCTGAGGACAGGTATTTTTGTTTTTATTTGGTGTGATTGTGGCTGGGGGAGATTAAAATAAGATAAGCGCTATTGTATGTTGTAACTAATAGCGCTTATCTTCCTTCTCCGGCCTCGCCTGCGCGGCCGTTCTCTCCCGGCACCCTGACCGCAATGCATGGCGCTTATCCTCGCTGATTTAAGAGCGCGCCCCTCTCGTACAAACGGTTACAGAGCGATACCATTCACTCACTTACAATCCCGGCGCCTTCCCCTAAGCTCACCTCATCGGCCCCGTTTCGGGGTTGTCAACGAAACCGCAATGCTGAGGATAGGACAATGAAAAAAATTTTCGCACTGATTGTTACCGCCACCATGGGATTATCCAGCGCCGCTTTCGCCGCTGATACCCCACCGCACCAGCCGCCGGCACAAACTGCCCAGGCGGCTAAAAAACCCGTGAAAAAACATAAGAAAGCCGCTGCTACCTCTGCCACTTAATTGAGGTAAACCTTGCCGGCCAGCGGTTATCCCACCCTCACCGCCGCGCCCGGACAGGGTCTTCGCGGGCCTGGTTCGCGATACATCGCTATACCGCGACACCCAGATTACCGGGTGTCGCTTCATTAGGGTCCGGTCTATGCTGCGACGTTATCGCTACGAAATTATTCTGGGCGTCTTGATCCTCTGCGCACTGATTAGTGTGTCGTTCTACCTTTAACCTCCTCCTCGGTGGACAGCTTACGGCAGGCTGCCTTTAGCCGACTGAAACACAACGTTTTTTACTCTCCTTAGCGACCATTATCGGCTATAGTGAGTAAACGCCGCACGGATGAATCCCAAGATAATCATAAGGCAAGTCTCTCTATACGTATTGCGCCTTTGCTGCTGTTGATGTTCATGACGCTCCCCCTGTCACGGGTCAGCGCCGCGCTAAGCGATGAGCAACGCACGTTGTTCTTCGGCCACGATCAACGTCAGGCGATAACCGACCCCGCCGGCTGGCCGTGGCAGGCCATCAGTCAGGTAGAAACCGCCAGCGGTAATTTGTGTACCACCACGCTGATTTCACCGCATCTGGCCTTGACGGCGGGTCATTGCGTGCTCACGCCGCCGGGCAACATCGACCCTCCGTCATGTTGCGCTTCGTCGCCGATCATCAGCGCTGGCGCTATCAGACCAGCGCTATCGAGACTTTGGTGGCCGTCTCACTTGGCAAACGTCTGAAACCCTCAGGTGATGGCTGGGTAGTGCCGCCGTCGGCGGCGGGGGAAGATTTTGCGTTAATTCGCCTGAAGCGGGCTTTTACCGCGTTGAAACCGCTGCAGCTCTGGGAGGGCGATCGCGAAGAGTTGACCCTGCAATTGAAACAGGCAGAACGACACGTGACGCAGGCGGGCTATCCGGAAGATCATCTCGATACGTTATATCGCCATGAAAACTGCCAAATTACCGGCTGGGCGCAGCGCGCGGTGCTTCCCACCGTTGCGATACCCTGCCCGGCGACAGCGGCTCGGCGCCGCTGGCCATTACCGCAATACGTGAACAACTGAAGCAATTAAGAGCGCGCCAGCAGGACACGACGGCGCCCTGAACGCCGGAGCGACGCCGTGATTTTCGCGGTTTAGGGTTGGATAAGATCCATAGCCTGCTGGATACGTTTTTCCGACACCGGAACGGGCGTTCCCAGCTGTTGTGCAAAGAAGCTGACCCGGAGCTCTTCAATCATCCATCGAATCTCGGCTACATCATCCTCATCACGCCGGGCGGGAGGTAATTTGGCCCGCCATTGCCGCCAAGCCTGTTGCAGGGCTTCGACTTTCAGCATTTGCGCGCGGTCGCGATGGGGGTCGATGGCAAGCTTATCCAGCCGGCGTTCGACGGCGCGTAAATAACGTAAAATATCCCCCAGCCGCCGCCAGCCGCTGGCGGTGACAAAGCCCCGGTACACCAGACCGCCAAGCTGGGTTTTTATATCGGACAACGCCAGCGCCTGGCTAAGATCGACTTTGCCCTTTAAACGCTTATGAATGGTGAACATCACACTTAAGATTTGCTCTACTTCACTGGCTATCTCAACCACCACCGGATTGAGATGACCGCGGACATACTCCTGTAGCCGTTGGAAATCCTGCTCCTGCCACACCGGCCCGCCCTGATCCGCCATCAGTTTATCCACCCCGCAGTGAATACAGTCGTTTATCAACTCCAGGACTTTGCCGTAAGGATTAAAATAGAGTCCCAGCTTGGCCTTATTGGGCAACTTTTCATGCAGGTATTTTATCGGCGAAGGAATATTCAACAACAACAAACGGCGCACCCCCTGCCACATCGCCCGCTGCTGCTCTTTTTCGGTCTCGAATAACCTGATGGCGACGCTTTGCCGTTCGTCCACCAGCGCCGGCCAGGCCATAAGCCGATAACCGCCCTTTTTCTGCTTGAACCGCTGCGGCAAGGTGCCGAAATTCCAGCTTTGCAGATTCTCCTGCTCCAGCCCTTTATCCGCTACCGCTGCCAGCGTTTGCTGCACGCTGTCTTTAAGCCGGTCTTTCAGTGTGTCCAGATCTTTGCCTTCAGCCAGGATTCTTTGCTGCTCATCCACGACGCGGAAGGTAATTTTCAGATGATCGGGCACCAAGTCCAATTGCCAGGCATCCCGTTCGAGTGTGACACCGCTCATGCGCCGTAATTCCCGCTCCAGTGCATCCAGCAGCGGCGTTTCATCGGACGTCACGCGCGCCAGGAACTCCTCGGCATAATTGGGCGCCGGCACAAAGTTACGTCGTAACGGTTTGGGCAGCGATTTGATAAGTGCAATGACCAACTCCCGACGTATGCTGGGAATTTGCCAATCAAACCCTTGTGGCGACACCTGATTTAACAGCAGCAACGGAATATGTACCGTGACGCCATCGGCATCGCTACCGGGCTCGAATTGGTAACTCAGGCGCAGTTTCAGATTGCCCTGGCGCCAAAGGTTAGGATAATCGACCGCGCTTATAGTTTCCGCACCCGCGCGCACCAGCATGGTTTTGGCAAAATTAAGTCGCTCAGGATCGGTCTTTTGCACCCGCTGCCACCAGCTGTCGAAGTGGCGCGTCGACACGACCTCCTGACCAATACGGCTATCGTAAAACGCAAACAGCGTTTCATCATCCACCAAAATATCCCGCCGCCGGGATTTATGCTCCAGCTCTTCTACCTCGTCCAGCAGCCGCTGGTTGGCGCGGAAAAACGGATGACGAGTCTGCCAATCCCCTTCTACCAGCGCATGACGAATAAACAGCTCGCGGCACAAGAGCGGATCGATAGCGCCATAATTCACTTTACGCCCGATGACAATGTGCAGGCCCAACAGCGTGACCCGCTCCGCGGCTATCACCGCGCCGGCGGCTTTCTCCCAGTGCGGTTCGCTGTAGCTGCGTTTCACCAGATGGGAAGCCAGCGGCTCTATCCACTCCGGTTCAATCCGGGCGGCGGTGCGGCCCCATAGCTGGCTGGTTTCCACCAGCTCTGCCACCATGGTCCATTTCGGCGGTTTCTTAAACAGCGCCGATCCCGGATACAGCGCGAAGCGGGCGTTACGGGTGCCGGTATATTCCTGCTTGTCGGTATCTTTCTGTCCAATATGGGACAGCAGGCCGGTCAAGAGCGCGCAGTGCAGCGATCGGTAATCCGCGGGCTTGGCATTGATTGGCAGCCCCAGGGTTTTCACCATCTGGCGCAGTTGCGTATAGACATCCTGCCACTCCCGTACCCGTAAATAACTGAGAAAATTCCCTCGGCACTGTCGGCGAAACTGACTGGAAGACAGGTCTTTTTGCTGCGTTTGTAGATAGTCCCATAAGTTGACAAACGCCAGGAAGTCGGACTCTTTATCTGCGAAACGGCGATGCTCCTCATCCGACGCTTGCTTTTTATCCATCGGCCTCTCGCGCGGATCCTGAATCGACAATGCGGCGGCGATAATCATCACTTCACGTACGCAACCGCCCTCCCGGGCTGCCAGTACCATACGCGCCAGCCGCGGGTCCAGAGGCAGTTGAGCCAATTGCCGGCCAAGCGGGCTCAGACGATAGCCCCGCGCCGTTTCGCCTTCCAGCGCCCCCAATTCTTCTAAAAGCCGCACACCGTCCTGAATATGCCTTTTGTCGGGTGCCTCGACAAAAGGAAAGGCTGTGATATCGCCAAGCCCCAGCGCCGTCATTTGCAGGATGACGGACGCTAAGTGAGTGCGAAATATTTCAGGGTCGGTAAAGGCCGGCCGCGAGAGAAAATCCTGCTCCGAATACAGGCGGATACAAATACCTTCCGATACGCGGCCGCAGCGCCCCTTGCGCTGATTGGCCGACGCCTGGGAAATTGGCTCAATAGGCAGGCGCTGCACTTTGGTACGAAAACTGTAACGGCTGATGCGCGCCGTGCCGGGATCGATGACATATTTGATACCGGGCACGGTGAGCGATGTTTCGGCCATATTGGTCGCCAGTACGATTCGTCTGCCGGTATGAGATTGGAACACCCGATTTTGTTCGGCGTTGGACAAGCGGGCATACAGCGGCAGCACTTCGGTATGGGGCAGATTGAGCCGATTGAGCCCATCGGCGGTATCGCGAATTTCACGCTCGCCGCTCATGAAAATCAGAATGTCCCCCGGCCCCTCCCGGCTAAGCTCATGCACCGCATCATAGATGCCCTGCACCTGATCTCCCTCATCGTCCGCCTGTTCCACAAGCGGGCGATAGCGCACCTCTACCGGATACGTGCGGCCGGACACTTCAATTATCGGCGCGTGATGAAAGTGGCGCGAGAAGCGCTCTGGATCGATAGTGGCGGAGGTAATGATGACTTTTAGATCGGGTCGGCGCGGCAACAGCTGATGCAGGTAGCCCAAAATAAAATCGATGTTCAGGCTGC from Sodalis glossinidius str. 'morsitans' includes these protein-coding regions:
- the hrpA gene encoding ATP-dependent RNA helicase HrpA, yielding MNSPLAALTATLDDVMIRDKTVLKRRLQGAAKRPLTGERQQQWEQQIETAIAASRQLVQDRRAVVPAITYPENLPVSQKRQAILDAIRDHQVVIVAGETGSGKTTQLPKICLELGRGVTGMIGHTQPRRLAARSVADRIASELDTPLGGAVGYKVRFNDQISDNTLVKLMTDGILLAEIQQDLQLLQYDTLIIDEAHERSLNIDFILGYLHQLLPRRPDLKVIITSATIDPERFSRHFHHAPIIEVSGRTYPVEVRYRPLVEQADDEGDQVQGIYDAVHELSREGPGDILIFMSGEREIRDTADGLNRLNLPHTEVLPLYARLSNAEQNRVFQSHTGRRIVLATNMAETSLTVPGIKYVIDPGTARISRYSFRTKVQRLPIEPISQASANQRKGRCGRVSEGICIRLYSEQDFLSRPAFTDPEIFRTHLASVILQMTALGLGDITAFPFVEAPDKRHIQDGVRLLEELGALEGETARGYRLSPLGRQLAQLPLDPRLARMVLAAREGGCVREVMIIAAALSIQDPRERPMDKKQASDEEHRRFADKESDFLAFVNLWDYLQTQQKDLSSSQFRRQCRGNFLSYLRVREWQDVYTQLRQMVKTLGLPINAKPADYRSLHCALLTGLLSHIGQKDTDKQEYTGTRNARFALYPGSALFKKPPKWTMVAELVETSQLWGRTAARIEPEWIEPLASHLVKRSYSEPHWEKAAGAVIAAERVTLLGLHIVIGRKVNYGAIDPLLCRELFIRHALVEGDWQTRHPFFRANQRLLDEVEELEHKSRRRDILVDDETLFAFYDSRIGQEVVSTRHFDSWWQRVQKTDPERLNFAKTMLVRAGAETISAVDYPNLWRQGNLKLRLSYQFEPGSDADGVTVHIPLLLLNQVSPQGFDWQIPSIRRELVIALIKSLPKPLRRNFVPAPNYAEEFLARVTSDETPLLDALERELRRMSGVTLERDAWQLDLVPDHLKITFRVVDEQQRILAEGKDLDTLKDRLKDSVQQTLAAVADKGLEQENLQSWNFGTLPQRFKQKKGGYRLMAWPALVDERQSVAIRLFETEKEQQRAMWQGVRRLLLLNIPSPIKYLHEKLPNKAKLGLYFNPYGKVLELINDCIHCGVDKLMADQGGPVWQEQDFQRLQEYVRGHLNPVVVEIASEVEQILSVMFTIHKRLKGKVDLSQALALSDIKTQLGGLVYRGFVTASGWRRLGDILRYLRAVERRLDKLAIDPHRDRAQMLKVEALQQAWRQWRAKLPPARRDEDDVAEIRWMIEELRVSFFAQQLGTPVPVSEKRIQQAMDLIQP